One genomic window of Misgurnus anguillicaudatus chromosome 12, ASM2758022v2, whole genome shotgun sequence includes the following:
- the inip gene encoding SOSS complex subunit C, with amino-acid sequence MASNPPGQGFQDKNRAAILAELNKEKRRLIQSQSMNNPGASIPLSRPAVKQEFRDQAEQQHIAAQQKAALQHAHAHSCGFFITQDSSFGNLILPVLPRLDQD; translated from the exons ATGGCCTCAAATCCGCCCGGACAAG GATTTCAGGACAAAAACAGGGCTGCTATTTTAGCTGAGTTGAATAAAGAGAAGAGACGTCTGATACAGAGTCAGTCTATGAATAACCCTGGAGCCAG CATTCCACTCTCTAGACCAGCTGTAAAACAAGAGTTTAGGGATCAGGCTGAACAGCAGCATATTGCAGCACAGcaaaaagcagctttacag cATGCACATGCACACTCGTGCGGATTCTTTATCACTCAGGATTCGTCATTTGGTAATCTTATACTACCTGTGTTGCCAAGACTTGACCAGGACTAA
- the LOC129447287 gene encoding uncharacterized protein, whose product MELEEASGSSYNSIMADTSGCLQIKNTFPNRKQRTKPGKSFTCHHCGEEFDSKGHLTKHRKIHIEEKLFNCPQCEKSFKWKSNLRNHMRTHTGERPYTCLQCGKSFRYKRNLTVHMIVHTGNHPYTCDQCGKSFKLITNLKVHKRLHTGDRPYTCLQCGTSFTNTSNLTVHMGIHTGERPYTCPHCEKSFTHKGVLKIHMRIHTKENPYTCVQCGKSFRHQHVLKNHMRIHTGENPNTCLQCGKSYRQKHSLQVHMRIHTGENPYMCFYCGKSFTQKIGLENHTRIHTGERPHPCPQCGKRFTRKCFLTVHMRIHTGERPYPCPQCGKRFRQKNCLDYHIRNHTGERKDKMELEESSTSGSSRDSIMEEKYACLLMKNPLFPEMKQRTEPCKSFICHHCGKEFKCHAYLQKHIKIHTEEKRFTCPQCEKSYKRKEKLRDHIRIHTGERPYTCLQCEKSFTNTNNLRVHMRVHSGERPYTCPQCGKSYTNNTNLKGHMRIHTGENPYTCHQCEKSFKHKHSLKSHMLTHTGERSYPCLQCGKSFKHKSSIEVHMRIHTEECPYPCLQCGKSFRHKSNLRVHIRIHTGENPFPCLQCRKSFRQKVNLENHMKIHTVVNSK is encoded by the exons ATGGAACTGGAAGAAGCATCAGGATCATCATATAATTCCATAATGGCAGATACATCTGGTTGTTTGCAGATAAAAAACACTTTTCCAAACAggaaacaaagaacaaaaccCGGCAAATCTTTTACTTGCCATCACTGCGGAGAGGAGTTTGACAGTAAAGGACACCTtacaaagcacagaaaaatcCACATTGAAGAAAAACTTTTCAACTGCCCTCAGTGTGAGAAAAGTTTCAAATGGAAAAGCAACCTTAGAAATCACATGAGAACACACACCGGAGAGCGTCCATAcacatgtcttcagtgtggaaagagtttcagataCAAAAGGAATCTAACGGTCCACATGATAGTTCACACCGGAAACCACCCATACACatgtgatcagtgtggaaagagtttcaaaCTAATAACTAATCTAAAGGTTCACAAGAGACTTCACACTGGAGACCGCCCATACACTTGTTTACAGTGTGGAACAAGTTTCACAAATACAAGTAATCTAACTGTCCACATgggaattcacactggagagcgcCCATACACATGTCCTCattgtgaaaagagtttcacaCACAAAGGtgttcttaaaatccacatgagaattcacactaaAGAGAATCCATACACGTGtgttcagtgtggaaagagcttcagaCACCAACACGTTCTTAAAAACCACATGCGGATTCACACCGGAGAAAATCCAAAcacatgtcttcagtgtggaaagagttacAGACAAAAACACAGTCTTCAAGtccacatgagaattcacacggGAGAGAATCCATACATGTGTTTTTATTGCGGAAAGAGTTTCACACAAAAAATTGGTCTTGAAAACCAcacaagaattcacactggagaacgACCGCATCCATGTCCTCAGTGCGGAAAACGTTTCACAAGGAAATGTTTTCTTACAGttcacatgagaattcacactggagagcgcCCATACCCATGCCCTCAGTGTGGAAAGCGTTTCAGACAAAAAAATTGTCTTGACTACCACATAAGAAATCACACTGGAGAGCGTAAGG ATAAAATGGAACTTGAAGAATCATCAACATCAGGATCTTCACGTGATTCCATAATGGAAGAAAAATATGCTTGTTTGCTGATGAAAAACCCTTTATTTCCTGAAATGAAGCAAAGAACAGAACCCTGCAAATCTTTTATTTGCCATCATTGTGGAAAAGAGTTTAAATGTCATGCATACCTTCAGAAGCACATAAAAATCCACACTGAAGAAAAGCGTTTCACCTGCCCTCAGTGTGAAAAAAGTTACAAAAGGAAAGAAAAACTTCGAGATCACATAAGAATTCACACCGGAGAGCGCCCATACACGtgtcttcagtgtgaaaagagtttcacaaacacaaataatCTAAGGGTCCACATGAGAGTTCACAGTGGAGAGCGCCCATACACATGtcctcagtgtggaaagagttacACAAACAATACTAATCTAAAGGgccacatgagaattcacactggagagaatcCATACACATGTcatcagtgtgaaaagagtttcaaaCACAAACATAGTCTTAAAAGCCACATGTTAACTCACACCGGAGAGCGCTCATACccatgtcttcagtgtggaaagagtttcaaaCACAAAAGTAGTATTGAGGtccacatgagaattcacaccgAAGAGTGCCCATATccatgtcttcagtgtggaaagagtttcagacaCAAAAGTAATCTAAGGGTTCACataagaattcacactggagagaatcCATTCCCATGTCTTCAGTGCAGAAAGAGTTTCAGACAAAAGGTGAATCTTGAGAACCACATGAAAATTCACACTGTAGTGAACAGCAAATAA